One Helicoverpa zea isolate HzStark_Cry1AcR chromosome 11, ilHelZeax1.1, whole genome shotgun sequence genomic window carries:
- the LOC124634729 gene encoding flocculation protein FLO11-like, which produces MSALVMLACLLASSRLLAASSAVRDIPAACARSAVTTVRCASPGPPDALMPHPDHCELFYYCEPSGAACRQCPAGLHFNPRLHVCDWPASAGCTAHALTTTATDIPVKEPTAFATQSTNTPEEETTARATRSTITPVEEPTAYANRSTNTPLEEDTTYASRSTITPVEETPAYTTRSTSTTVEETEASTTRATNTPVDENTDYVTQSTSPPVEETKEVATQSTNTPIEETTAHATQSTSPPEEETTEHATQSTSTPVEETTAHATQSKSTPVGETTEHATQISDTPVAKTSARPLTTQSTNTPIRATTAFTSQSTSTPVGETTVYATQSTSTPAEDTTAYPSAATDTVAVESSKPGGTSRAISTGSSRRTTVGWRTLN; this is translated from the exons ATGAGCGCGCTCGTGATGCTCGCCTGCCTGCTGGCGTCCAGCCGCCTGCTCGCCGC GAGTTCTGCGGTTCGTGACATCCCAGCGGCGTGCGCGCGGAGCGCAGTGACGACGGTGCGGTGCGCCTCGCCGGGCCCGCCGGACGCGCTCATGCCGCACCCCGACCACTGCGAGCTGTTCTACTACTGCGAGCCCAGCGGCGCCGCGTGCCGCCAGTGCCCCGCCGGCCTGCACTTCAACCCGCGCCTGCACGTGTGCGACTGGCCCGCCAGCGCCGGCTGTACCGCGCATGCCCTCACCACCACTGCTACGGACATACCAGTAAAGGAGCCCACAGCTTTTGCCACTCAGTCTACCAACACACCAGAAGAGGAAACCACAGCGCGTGCAACTCGGTCTACTATCACGCCAGTAGAGGAGCCCACAGCTTATGCAAATCGCTCTACCAACACACCATTGGAGGAAGACACAACGTATGCAAGTCGGTCTACCATCACGCCAGTAGAGGAGACCCCTGCTTATACAACTCGGTCCACCAGCACAACAGTAGAGGAGACCGAAGCGAGTACAACTCGGGCTACCAACACACCGGTGGATGAGAACACAGACTATGTAACTCAGTCTACTAGCCCACCAGTAGAGGAGACCAAAGAGGTTGCAACTCAGTCTACCAACACACCAATAGAGGAGACCACAGCACATGCAACTCAGTCTACCAGCCCACCAGAAGAGGAGACCACAGAGCATGCAACTCAGTCTACCAGCACGCCAGTAGAGGAGACCACAGCGCATGCAACTCAATCTAAAAGCACGCCAGTAGGGGAGACCACAGAGCATGCAACTCAGATTAGCGATACACCAGTAGCTAAGACCTCAGCGCGTCCGCTTACAACCCAGTCTACCAACACGCCAATAAGAGCGACCACAGCGTTTACAAGTCAGTCTACCAGCACACCTGTAGGGGAGACAACAGTGTATGCAACTCAGTCTACCAGCACGCCAGCAGAGGACACCACAGCGTATCCGAGTGCCGCTACAGACACAGTAGCAGTGGAGAGCAGCAAGCCGGGCGGGACCAGCCGCGCCATCAGCACCGGCAGCTCGCGACGCACCACCGTCGGCTGGAGGACGCTCAACTAA